The following nucleotide sequence is from Salvia splendens isolate huo1 chromosome 2, SspV2, whole genome shotgun sequence.
GAATAACgaagtttctttttcttttcctttttaacCAAATATAAGCcataattaaatactagtagtaacaTAAATACGAAACTACGAAATGTAAGAGTAGCTGAAATAAAGAAATGGATTCATTAccataaaaagaaaagaaacggATATATAATAAGATCAATATTCTCATTTATACTTCGCCATAACCTTCAAATCCTCTTCGCCAATATTTAATGTAAAATGGCGAGTCTTCTGCAAAATATATTGGCATTTATAGTTTTGGGATTTTCTTTAGGTTTTACAAGTGAATTAGAAGCTGCCAAAATAGTGTATGTGCCATGGAGCTTCTCTACTGTTCAAGCAGCCATTGATTCTGTGCCATCAAACAATAATAATTGGATCGTCATCGATATCAAGGCTGGGATTTacaagtatattttttttatctcaatttgcgatttttattattgtatttgtGCTCTTCTCCTTTTAATCATCCAAatatttttctgaaaaaaaaaactttaattttGCCCATCAATTGTTACAATCCTAGTTCCATATGCAATATGCAACGGATGCAGAAATTTGTTTTTGGTCAGGCCTATATATtctgaattttattattaaagttttgagatattaaTTTCCATATGTTTTCTGAGTAAGTGTGTGTTTGATGTGTGCAGTGAGCAGGTGAAAATCCCTACAGACAAGCCATTTATTCATCTAAAAGGAGAATATGGGAAAACTTCAATTGTTTGGGGTGCAATCGACTCTATATTCGATTCTGCAACTTTTGATTCCTTGGCTGATAATATTCTTGTCACAGGAATCAATTTTGTGGTAAgaacaatttcattttattttttctaggaatttaatctattttttaatttggttaTAGTGAATGAGTATTCTATTCAACAGAACTCCTACAATTATCCACTAAGGAAGGGCGGAAATCCGGCTAAGATAGCGTTGGCGGCGAGGATCGCCGGCGACAAATCGGCTTTGTATGATTGTAGTTTTTCGGGGTTTCAAGACACATTGTACGATTACGATGGCCGGCATTATATCAAGAGATGCAACATCACCGGTGGTGTTGATTTTATATTTGGGAATGGACGATCTTTATATGAGGTACCAAACCAAATTctaaatttcatttaattttttgcttcattgattttttttttctttaatgaagTATTATACATGCATGACGATTTTACTTTTCTAAATTGTCGAATTTGTTAAAAATTATCTTCATACCTTACTAGACTGAATTGTGTGCTTGTTTGGTAGGCTAATCAACTTGAGTTATCTTTGAGTGTATGGTAGATAAGATGTTTTATCCATATGGCCCATGTTTGGAGCTTAGGCCCATTGCGGCCCACCAAAACCAACAATGAATTAATTCATTTGTCTAGTTAATTCATCAACTAAAAATGGTAGTTTATCCTAGAATTTTATCTTGATTCTTACCTAAAAAGTCCATTTTACTTGAATTATCTTGTGTTATCTTAACATGTCTACCAAATTAGCATGAAGATTGCCCCTtccaaatttttttcttttttgtttgtatggtcaaatttgttgaaaattatATCCAAACATTACTAGTAGGACTAACTAATGATTTGTTTTCCATTGGTGTAGGACTGCACCATATCAGTGGATCCTGATTCACAGCTAGATGACAACTTTGTAGGTTACATCACTGCTCAAGGAAGAGAAAACCCAAATAATAATACTggttttgttttcaaaaattgcAATGTGATTGGAAATGCCAAGGTGTATCTTGGAAGAGCATGGAGGCCTTATTCCAGAGTCATATTCTACAATTCGTTCCTCTCAGATATCATCCTTCCTCAGGGATGGGATTCTTGGAATAATGATGTGTAAGTACTTCTCCATTTCCTATCATTCAAAATCCCAAATCCATCCGATGTTTACTATGGATGGTAGCTTGCTagatatatagtactccctccgtcccattaaatatgcaacatttggaaATCGACACgatattttgtgtagtgttgttttgtgtgttaatgaagagagtaaagtaacagagatgaaaaaatagtttgtttccattttaggaaatgtctcatttttaatgggacaatccgaaaaggaaaacgtttcatttttaatgggacagagggagtataagttaATCTTTATTGTGTGATGCAGATATAAGTTAACCTTTGTTGAGGAACAATGCCGCGGATTAGGTTCGGACAAGTCGAGCCGAGTGAAGTGGAAGAAAACATTAGGCCAAGCGGAGTTACAATATCTAACAAGTATTTCTTACATTGATAATGAAGGATGGCTGTCCAAACTACCTTATTATTAATTGATTAGTTAATTTTAAGAGTGTCTATAACAATTCATTACACTTAGCTAGGTTTGTGTTATTGAGACTTTAGTTCCCTATGGATATAGGAGCAATCACATCTCAACTCTCAAGTGCTTTGGCAATATTTTCGAGCATTTGTACCATTTTTTTGGAGAACTAGAGGTTTTGGAGTATTCTTGAGGTGAatgagagagaagaaagagTGATTTGGATCGTAGAGTGTTCTTGGATGaaatgaagaagaagacgatGTTCTTTATGGTTAGTTATTTAAGAAATATTGAAAATTCTAGTTAATCATGTATTATTATACTAATTAGATACAAAAAATGACTTTATTATGTTTGACTGTTAGTTTTGTCCATTTTCgtttgtttggaatacaaataTCCTCAAAATAATTTTCTGAACAAAAATCGTAAAATTATCATATTTTTAGGATCAAATAGACTTTAgtctataaaaataaaaataaaaataaaaaattcattatTCTCTttgtcccctaaaaatagaaattctttcctttttggttcgtctcttgaaaataaaactttCCCTTTTAGGAAATTTCTTTACCTCTAATAAGATGGGATtaattttccactaacaaacttttctttctatatatttcttattttatcaattttgtattaagaCATTTAAATGTTTTATCTTTAATGGACAGAGTTAATGCgaaatatatgaaattaaacATTGGGCTTCGATCAATTTATGTAAAACAGCCCAAATGTTAAATATTTGGAACCGGTTAAGTTTGCCGTGGCCCAGCTATGCAAGGCCCAAATTGAAAAAGAGTTTTAGAAGGGACACGCATTTGAGATAAATAGATTTGTCCGTGAATATCCGATTTGGACCCAGCTCGGCAGCTTATattttaaaaaggaaagtggattAAAAAGTTATTGGAATGTGGATTATTTTTACTGTTGGGTTTTGGTGTGGCTGGACCAACCATCGGCCCAAGTCATTATTGAGGGccgagctcgattaagctcggctaacaccgagctcgattaagctcggctaacaccgaactcgattaagcttctccaacaccgagctcgattaagctcggctaacaacCGTTGTATTTGAACAGCTCGTTCAGTTACAACAATAAGTTTCTTCAGTTTTCAGTTTCACATCTTGTTTTTCTCCATATTCGTGTGATTCAAGAAACTAGATAGAGAAGTGAATACACTTTGTGATTCTTGAGCTAGCTAGGTGAGTGATCCACAATCGAGTTGTATTCTCCGATTGAGTAGCGAGCTAAGTGATAGTGTGTTGTAATCACCTTCGTTTGTTTTGTATTCGTAATAATATCGTCTCACATTTGTTCGTGAATCTCGCGTCGATTCTGTTTTTGACTcttcaaattggcgccgtctgtgggaaaaggaaagaaatcgGCGCGATGTCTACGGCGAAATTCGAATTGGAGAAGTTTACGGGCAAGAATGACTTCGGTCtatggagattgaagatgaaggccGTGATGATGCAACAAGGGCTTTGGGAAATCGTCAAAAATGGGGAGGCCGACACCGCCAAGGGTGCGGATGAAAAGGTCGATCCAAAGGCTCAAGAACTTCAACAAAAGGCGTATAGCACTCTGATCCTGAGTCTCAGCGATCGAGTCCTGAGGGAGGTTTCGAAGGAGGAGACCGCTGCGGCAGTGTGGAGGAAGCTTGAGTCCATCTATATGACGAAGTCTCTTGCAAATCGCCTTCATCTGAAACAGAAGCTTTTCACCTTCCAGATATCAGAGGCGAAGAGCATCTTGGAGCAGCTCGAAGATTTTGGTAAATGCGTGGATGATCTGGAGAACATCGATGAGcagatcaaggatgaagataaagcaCTTATGCTTCTCAATTCATTACCGAAGAGCTTCGAACAATTCAAGGACGCTATACTCCTTGGAAGAGACTCCAAGATCACCCATGAAGAGGTGTATTCGGCCCTGAAATTGAAGGATTTTCAGAGTTCTTCAACAAGACTGCGTGATCAGGCTGGGGAAAGCTTGAACGTGAAAGCCAATATCAAGAAACCTGAAAAATGGAAGAGGCAGGGTTCTGAAAAATGGAAAGGAAAAGGCCAAAGGGAGTGGGATCAGAAGGAGTCCAGGTCTTGCAACTAttgcaagaaacctgggcacATCAAGAAAAATTGCTGGGCCTTAAAGAAGAAGCAAGCTAATGGCGACTCTGATCAGAACACTGCTGACTGTGCAGCAGATTTGGAGCCGGCTCAGGTCATGAATGTGACTGAGAAGCCCATTGCAGACTCTTGGATCGTGGACTCCGGGTGCTCTTTCCACATATGCAGCCACAAGAAATGGTTTGAGAACCTGACTGAAGCACAGGGATCAGTCTTGCTCGGCAACAACCAGGTGTGTGTTGTTAAAGGCATTGGTAATATTCGTTTTAAGGTGCATGATGGTTCTATTAAATTGCTGACTGAAGTAAGGTATATACCTACTATTAAGAGGAACCTTGTATCTGTTGGTGTGCTTGAAATGAAAGGATTTTCTTGTGTATTTTCTGGTGGGAGTATGAGGATTATGAATGGTGGTGCTATTGTTATGTCAGCCTCTAGGATAAATAGATTATATTATCTGGAGGCTGAGGTCATTGTGGGAGATTCCTATGTTGCTGAGGAACAGAATCTGGTGTTGTGGCACAAGAGATTAGGCCATGTGGGTGATAAAGGGCTTAAAGAATTGATCAAGAAGGGCGTTTTTGCATGTGATGATAGGGAGAGTGTAAAAATGTGTGAGTCTTGCTTGCtgggaaaaggaaagaaattgcCTTTTGGCTCAGGAAAGCACAACTCCACAAGACCTCTGGATTATTGTCACAGTGATCTATGGGGTCCTAGCCCGGTTAATTCCATAGGTGGTGGAAGGTACTTCTTGAGTGTAGTAGATGACTATAGCAGGAAGGTTTGGGTATGGATCCTCAAGGAGAAATCAGACACATTCAGCAAGTTCAGTGTATGGTACAAGGCAGTTGAAGTTGAGAAAGGGTATGGCTTGAAGTGTCTGAGGACAGACAACGGGCTTGAGTTCCTATCAAGGGAATTTGATAACTTCTGTGTGCAAAGGGGAgtgaagaggcataggacagCTCCGGGgaatccacaacaaaatggaaccgcggagagaatgaataggactcTCCTTGAGAGAGTAAGATGCATGATTTTTGAATCTGGAGTGCCTAAGAAATTCTGGGCAGAAGCTGTCTCCACAGCAGCcaaattgatcaataaatgtccATGCTCAGCCATTGGTTTTGATACTCCAGATGGcagatggtatggaagcctaGGAGGTTATGAGAAGCTTAGGATTTTTGGTTGTAGAGCCTTTGCTCACACAAGGCAAGGAAAGCTAGAACCTAGAGCACTAAAATGCATTTTCCTTGGCTACCAAGATGGTGCTAAGGCATATAGACTTTGGTGCACAGAAGAAGGAAATCAAAAGGTCATCATCAGTCGAGATGTCATTTTTGATGAGTCAACTATGCCATTCAAGCCTACTCTGCAGACAGAGACAACTCCAGAACCTGCTGGGGTCAGTTTTGATCAACTTGAACCAGAACATAGAGCCTCA
It contains:
- the LOC121793126 gene encoding probable pectinesterase 29 codes for the protein MASLLQNILAFIVLGFSLGFTSELEAAKIVYVPWSFSTVQAAIDSVPSNNNNWIVIDIKAGIYNEQVKIPTDKPFIHLKGEYGKTSIVWGAIDSIFDSATFDSLADNILVTGINFVNSYNYPLRKGGNPAKIALAARIAGDKSALYDCSFSGFQDTLYDYDGRHYIKRCNITGGVDFIFGNGRSLYEDCTISVDPDSQLDDNFVGYITAQGRENPNNNTGFVFKNCNVIGNAKVYLGRAWRPYSRVIFYNSFLSDIILPQGWDSWNNDVYKLTFVEEQCRGLGSDKSSRVKWKKTLGQAELQYLTSISYIDNEGWLSKLPYY